A window of Cellulosimicrobium protaetiae genomic DNA:
GAGCGGGCTGTGCTGGGGCATCGACCCGACCCCGTCGATGCTCGAGGACGTCACGGCGCGCGTCCGTCCCGACACCCTCACCCTGCTCGACCTGCGCGTCAACGACGGACCCGCGCTCGCCCGTCGCGCGCGCTCGTGGCTGACGAGGGTCGAGGGCTCCGACGTCCACCCTGCGGTCCCCGCCTGGTGCGACCTCGTGCAGGGCCTCGCGACCCTCGCCGCGAGCCCCGGGAGCCCGGGGGTCGTGGACCGCTCGGGGCGGGCGCTGCTGGGCCTGCTCGGATGGCCCGGCGAGCAGGTCGAGGACGTCCTGCGCGTCGGTGTGCGCGCGCTCGCGTCGGACGAGTCCGCCGCGCTCGGGCCGCTCCTGGCGACGCTGCTCGCCACCGGTGTCGCCGGTCCTACGGACGCGCCGCACGACCTCGACCCGGGGTTCCTCGACTCGCTGTTCTCGCACCGTGGCCCCGGCTGGGACGTCCGGCCGCTGCAGAAGGAGGAATCATGATCGCGATCGGACTGCTCGACCGTCAGGGGTTCGAGGACGCGCTGGCCCACGCGGGCGCGCTCGGCGCCGGCGGGGACGACCTCGCCGGACTGTCGGCACCCGCCGACGGCGGCTTCCTCGGCAAGCTCTCCGAGGTCTGGGAGTCGATCGAGCGGGCCCTCCGGGAGGCCTTCGTCCACGGCGCGGAACGGGCCACGGCGGCGCGGGACGCCGCCGTCGCGCTCGCGGAGCGGTGCATGGAGGAGGCCGGTCGCCGAGCACGCGACGTCCACCAGGCGCTCCTGAGCAGGCTCCAGGACTACGTCGGCACCCTCGTCGACACCATGCTGGCGCGGCTGCGCCCGGCGTTCGCCGTGGGGGGCTCGGACCTCACCCTCGACTCCGTGGACGTGAACCAGAGGATCTCGTTCACCGGCTCCCTCAAGGCGGCCATCACCGAGGTGGTCGCGCTCACGTCCAGCGGCGAGCTGACGGTGAGCGCCGGCTACCGCGTCTCGCGGTCCTGACGTCGACGCGCCGTGTAGGCGTCGATGTCCCGGGCGACGAGCCACTCCAGCGTGAGGGGCGGGCGAGCGTCGTGCCCGACGGCGGTCGTCGCGGCGCGCGGGCGGACGGCCTCGGGCGACGGCGCGGCGAGCGGCGTCGTCGGGCGGTAGCGGGGAAAGCTCGGGGGAACGTACATGGTGGTCTCGCGTCCTGTGCTCGGTGGGCGTCCGGAGGTGCAGACCCGGGCGTCGCGCGGGACTCATCGATGAGCCCGTGGCACGAGACCGGCGACCGTCACGCCCCTTCGACAGGAGGGAGGGGCGGGAGGCTGCTCGCGGACACCAGGTCGGGGCTGCGCAGGGCGCCGCGAGCCCTCAACAACAGGTGGCGGAGAGGACCTGCGGGCGCGCGGGGACGAGCGTGCTGCTCGTGGGGCGCGGGGAGGTCACGCGGACATGCTGCCAGGGCGGACCGACGGCAGGCAACCCCGGGTCCACGGGCCGGACGACGAGGCCTGCGCGAGGGTGACGGCTCACTGCACGCGGACGGTGACCTCGTGCCAGCCGGACGCACCGTCGGGGGCGGGCGGGGCGACGTCGGCGGTCTGCGTGCGGCCGCCGGCGTCGGTCGCGCGGACCGTCAGGCGGTGCTCCCCCGGCGTGGCGTCCCACGTGTACGACCACTGCCGCCACGTGTCAGGCCCCACCGTGTCGGCGAGGGTCGCCGTGCGCCACGTGCCGTCGTCGACCCGGACCTCCACACCCGCGATCCCGGTGTGCTGCGCCCACGCGACGCCCGCGACGGTCACGACGCCCGCCGGCACCGGCGCCCCCGCGCGCGGCGTGTCGACGCGCGACGCGAGCTTGATCGGGCCGCGCTCCGACCAGCCGCGCGTGGACCAGTACGCGACGTCGTCGGCGAACGTCGTGACCTTGAGATCGGTGACCCACTTGGTCGCCGAGACGTAGCCGTAGAGACCCGGGACCACGAGCCGCGCGGGGAACCCGTGCTCGGCGGGCAGCGGCTCGCCGTTCATCCCGACGGCGAGCAGGCACGCCCGGCCGGGGTCGGTGAGCACGTCGAGCGGCGTGCTCGCGGTCCAGCCGTCGGCGCTCGTGGACAGGACCATGTCGGCGCCGTCCTGGACCCCGGCCCGCGCCAGCAGCTCGTGCACGGGGTACCCGAGCCACCGCGCGTTGCCCACGAGGTCGCCGCCGACCTCGTTCGACACGCACGTCAGCGTCACGTGGTGCTCCGTGAGCGGGAGCGCGAGCACCTCGTCGAGCGTGAGCTCGAACGGCTCCTCGACGAGACCGGTCACGCGCAGGGTCCACGAAGCAGGGTCGACCTGGGGCACGCGCAGCGCGGTGTCGATCCGGTAGAAGTCGTCGTTCGGCGTGACGTACGGCGCGAGTCCCGGGACCCGCAGGTCCGCCCCCGCGGGGACGGACGGCGCGGGCGTCGCCGGCGCCGGCAGCCGCAGCGCCTCGCGCGCAGCGGTGACGGCGCGCGACCCGGCCGACACCGCGCGGGAGGTCGCGAGCGCGACGACGCCCGCCGCGGCCGCGAGACCGGTGACCAGGAGGAAGCGACGGCGGTCCATCGGGCCGCGCACGCCGGTGCCCGCGCCGCCGCCGGCCTCGACGTCCCCCTCGAGGACCCCCGCCTCGGTCGTGCCGCGCAGGGGCGCGAGCGACGCGCGCAGCAGCAGGATCGCGACCCCGACCCCGACGAGCGAGGGCAGCGCCCACGCGACGCTCGCACCCGGCCGGGTCGCGGCCACGAGTGCAGCGACCGCACCCACGACACCCAGGAGCACGGAACCCCACGGCGGACGGCGGAGCTCGAGCCAGCCCGCGAGCGCCGCGCCCGCGGCGAGGACGACGGCCATCCCGCCGAGCAGGACGGCCTTGTCCGCCGTGCCGAACGTCGCCACGGCCCAGTCCTTGACCGGGCCCGGGACGGCGTCGACCACCCCGGCCCCGGCGGCGAACAGCGGGCTCGACCCGGGCCCGACGAGGGCGGCGACGAGCTCGGCGACCGCGAACCCCACGGCCGCGCACACGACGCCTGCGAGCGCAGCCCACGCGCCCGGGTGCCCGTGCCGCCCGGACCTGTCCGTCATCTGTCGCCCTCCTCTCCCCCAGTCAACGCCCGTCGCGGGCTGCGCGCCACGGTCCCCGCGTCACCGGGGCCGGCCGCGCAGCCGTCAGGCCGGGTCGACGCCCTTGGGGACGAGCGGCGCTCGCCACAACGAGTAGGTGGACGCCTGCGCCACGGGGCGCAGGACCAGCGAGTCGATGTTGACGTGGTGCGGGCGCGTGACGGCGAAGGTCACGACGTCCGCGACGTCGTCCGCGGTGAGCGGGTCCACGACGCCGGCATACACGGCGTCGGCTCCCGCCTGGTCACCGTGGTAGCGGTTGAGCGAGAACTCCGGCGTGTGCACGAGGCCCGGAGCGATCTCGATGACGCGGATCGGCTCGCCGACGAGCTCCAGCCGGAGCGTCTTCGCGACACCGAGCAGCGCGTGCTTCGACGCGACGTAGCCGGACCCTCCGACGTACGTGTCGTGGCCAGCAGTGGACGTCATGAGCACGATGTCGCCGCGGCGCGACGCGCGCAGGAGCGGGAGGAACGCCTTCGTGACCCGCACCGTGCCGAGCACGTTCGTCTCGTACATCGCGCGCCACTCGTCGATCTTCGCCTCGTCGACGTGGTCGACGCCGAGCCCGAACCCTGCGACGTTGAGCAGCGCGTGCACCGGCCCGCGCGCACCCGCCTCCGCGACGAGGCGCGCGACGTCGTCGTCGGACGTGACGTCCCCGACGACCGGGTGCGCGCCCGTGCGCTCCGCGACCTCGGCGAGCCGGTCCGCGCGCCGCGCGAACGCGACGACGTCCCAGCCGCGGGCGCGCAGGAGCCGGACGCACGCCTCCCCGATGCCCGACGACGCGCCGGTCACCACCGCGCGCAGCGGTGCGGTCGAGGGGGTGGGGGCAGGCAGGTTCGATGGCTCCGTCACGACGGACACTCTGCCACGCGGCCCCCGCGTGGTCCGCCGTCCCGCACGAGGCGTCCCACCGGTCGGGCACGTCGCGCCGCACCCGGCACGCACCTCGGCAGAAGGACTAGGCTGGCGGAGGATCACGGGCCCTGCACTGGCCCGTCGGGGCGGCACCGGATCTGTGCCGCGGGTCCGCGCGACGCGAGATGACGCGTCGGTCCCGGCCGGCGCTCGCCGGCCGGCGTCCAGAACGCACCGCCGCAGCGGCGCGCCCACCGAGGGCGGCCGCTGCGCGCCCGACCCCGGAGACCTCGCCCGTGCCCTCCCCTCGCACCCTGACCCACGCTCTGCCCCGCCGGTCCGCCCGCCGCGCCGTCCTCGTGCTCCCGGCGGCCGCGCTCGCGCTGCTGCTCACCGCCTGCTCGTCGGGCACGGCGCCCGGGAGCGGCCCGTCCGGGGGCGGCGACGCCTCGCCGTCGGGCGGGACGACGGCGACGGCGACGGCCACGACGTACCCGCTCACGCTCGACGACTGCGGGTTCGAGGTGACGTTCGACGCGGCGCCCGAGCGCGTCGTGACGATCAAGTCGAGCACCACGGAGATGCTGCTCGCGCTCGGGCTGGGCGACCGCATCGTCGCGAGCGCGTTCGCCGACGGCCCCGTGCCAGATTCGCTCGCCGATGCCGCGGCGGACGTCCCCGCCGTCGCCGAGCCGCTGTCCGATCAGGTGCCCGGCGCGGAGGCGGTCCTGGAGACCGAGCCGGACCTCGTCTATGCGGGCTGGGAGTCGAACCTCACGGCCGACGGTGCGGGCGACCGCGAGACGCTCGCGCAGCTCGGCGTCGCGACGTACGTCTCCCCCGCCGCGTGCAAGGCGCCGGAGTACATGCCGGACCCGTTGACGTTCGACGACGTGTTCGCCGAGATCACGGAGGTCGGCACGATCTTCGACGCGCAGGACGCGGCCGCGGACCTCGTCGCCGAGCAGCGCGCCACGCTCGACGGCGTCGCCCGGGACGAGCGCGGGCTCACGGCCCTGTGGTACTCGTCCGGGGACGACATCCCGTACGTCGGCGCGGGCATCGGCGCGCCGCAGATGATCATGGACGCCGTCGGGCTGGAGAACGTCGCGGGCGACGTCCACGACACCTGGACGGCGTTCGCGTGGGAGGAGGCGATCGCCGCCGACCCGGACGTCCTCGTCCTCGTCGACGCCGCGTGGAACACCGCCGCCGCGAAGATCGAGCGTCTCGAGTCCAACCCGGCGACGGCCGAGTTGACGGCGGTGCGCGAGGGCCGCTACCTGACGATCCCGTTCCCGGCGACCGAGGCGGGCGTCCGCAACGTCGACGCGGTCGTGGACCTCGCGGCGCAGCTGGAGGCGCTCGACCTGTGACCGCGACCGACCGCGCGACCGGCACTGCGCCGCACCCGCCGAGGCGTGGGTTCCCGCCCCCGGACCGACCACGTCCGGGGCGGAAGCCCGCTTCTCGGCGCGGTGCCGCGTGGTGGCTGCCCGTCGGGGTGGGTGCGCTCGTCGCGACGGTCCTCGTGACCGTGACGATCGGCCCCGCCGACCTCGCGGTCGGGGACGTGTGGCGCTCGGTCGCGACCCACCTCGGGCTCGGCGGGCTGCTCGGCCTCGAGCCGCTCGGCGCGCTCCAGGACGGCATGGTGTGGCAGCTCCGCCTGCCGCGCGTGCTGACCGCCGCCGCGGTCGGCGCCGGGCTGGCCGTGTGCGGCGTCGTCATGCAGTCGCTCACGCGCAACCCGCTCGCCGACCCGTACCTCCTCGGGCTGTCGTCGGGCGCGTCGCTCGGCGCGGTGCTCGTGCTCGTCGCCGGGTGGACCGTGCTCCTGCCCGTCGCGGCGTTCGGGGGCGCCGTGCTCGCGCTCGTCGCGGCGCTCGGGCTCGCGGGCGCGCTCGGCGCGCTCACGCCGACGCGGACCGTGCTCGCGGGCCTCGCGGTGAGCCAGCTCGCCGCGGCCGCGACGAGCTTCGTCATCTTCTGGTCCGCGACGGGCGACTCGTACCGCGAGATCCTCTCGTGGCTCATGGGGTCGGTCGCCGGGGCGACGTGGACCTCGGTCGCGGTCGCGGGCGGCGCGACCCTCGTGCTCGGGACGCTGCTCGCCTCGACCGGCTCCGTGCTCGACGCCTTCACGTTCGGCGACACCGCGGCGTCCACGCTCGGGGTCGACGTCGCGCGCGTGCGCTGGACGGTGCTCGTGGGCGTCGCGCTGCTGACCGGGGCGCTCGTGTCGCAGTCCGGGTCGATCGGGTTCGTCGGGCTCATCCTGCCGCACGCGGTGCGGTTGCTCACCGGCGCCCGGCACCGGCTGCTCCTGCCGTTGTCCGCGCTGTTCGGCGCGACGTTCCTCGTCTGGGCGGACACGCTCGCGCGCACGGTCTTCGCGCCGCGCGAGCTGCCCGTGGGGATCGTCACCGCCGCGATCGGCGCCCCGGTGTTCGCGCTGCTCCTGTGGCGCGGGAGGAGGTCCGCATGAGCGAGACGACCCGGACGACGACGGACGCGCCCTCCGGCGTCGGCGTCGGCGGGCCGCAGGACGTCGTGGAGGTCGGTCCCGGCGCGACCGGCCCGCAGGACGCGGGTGGCCTGGACGCGAGGCGCGTGTCGTGGTCGGTCGACGGCCGGCTGATCCTCGACGGGGTCGACTGCACCGCCCCCACGGGCGCGGTGAGCGGGCTGCTCGGGCCCAACGGCTCGGGGAAGTCGACGCTGCTGCGCGTGCTCGCGGGCGTGCGGGCCCCGTCCGCCGGGGCCGCCGGGGACGCCGCGCAGGTGCGCTTCGAGGGGACGGACCTGCTCGCTCTGCCGCGGCGGCGCCGCGCGCGCGTCCTCGCGCTCGTCGAGCAGGACGCGTCGACCGACCTGCCACTCTCCGTGCTCGACGCCGTCCTGCTCGGCCGCATCCCGCACCGTGCGCTCCTGGCGGGCGACTCCGCCCGCGACCGGGAGGTCGCGACCGCGGCGCTCGCGCGCGCGGGGATGGCCGCGTTCGCGGACCGCGAGGTCGCGACGCTCTCGGGCGGCGAGCGCCAGCGCGTGCACCTGGCCCGCGCCCTTGCGCAGGAGCCCGCGCTGCTCCTGCTCGACGAGCCGACGAACCACCTCGACATCGCCGCGCAGCTCGACACGATGCGCGTCCTGCGGGACCTCGCGCACGACGGCGTGACGGTCCTCGCCGCGCTCCACGACCTCAACCTCGCCGCCCAGACGTGCGACCACGTCGTCGTGCTCGCGGACGGCCGGGTCGTGGCCGCGGGCGACGTGCGTGACGTGCTGGTCCCCGACGTCCTCGACCCGGTCTACGGGGTGCGCAGCGACGTGCTGGTGCACCCGCGCACGGGGCGCCCCGTCCTCACGTTCGCGCCGCAGGACTGAGCGCCCGTTCGCGTACCCTCGGCGGGTGCGCCCCTCCCTGGTCCCTCGTGGTCGTCGGTCGCTCGTCGCGGCGTGCGTCGTGCCCCTCACCGGCTGCGCGGTGCTCGACGGCCGGTCCCCGTTCGACAGCTCGAACGTCTCGTACGCGGACGTCGACGACGCGCTCCCCGCGGTCCAGGACGCCCTGGACGACGCGGACCTCCCCGTCGACGTGAGCCTCTACACCGGGGCGAGCAACTGCGAGGGCGCGTGCGACCTGGGCGTCGGGGTGAGCCTGCTCCCGACCGAGGACGCCGAGGGTCCCGACCTGCACCCGGACGCGCTGGCCGCCGTCCTCGTGGTCGTGCTGCCCGAGGTGTCCGGCATGCCGGTCTACGTCGGGACCGGTGTCACCGACGACGGCGCGGGCCTCGACCTCGAGCCCGCGGCCCGGGCCCTCGGTCTGGACGAGGGTCCCTTCTCCGTGTCGATCGGCGAGCTGCGACTCCCGAAGGACGAGCTCGACACCGCCCTCGACCTGGCCGCCGCCCGCCTCGACCGCTGACTCAGTACCCGCGGAGGCGTTCGAGGCGGATGCGGACGGTGACGGAGTAGTCGTCGTGGAAGCCGTCGGGGGTCGTGCCGAGGCCACGGATCCCCTCGTCGTACTTCGCGTCGTACGCGGCGCGCTCGGCGGGCGTCAGGCCGGCGTCGTCGATCGCGGCGGTGCCGGTGAGGACGACGACGTCACCTCCCGTGGCGGTGCTGTTGAGGTGCACCGCGACCCGCGGGTTGCCCCGGACGTTACGGAGCTTCGCGGTGCGCGGCTGGGACTTCACGACGACCTCGTCGGCGCCGTCCCAGCGGAACCACACCGGGGTCGGCTGGGGTGCGTCGTGCGGGTCGACGGTGACGAGCCAGAGGACCTGCTCTACCGGGAGGCGCGCGGCGGCGCGCGCGCCCAGGTCGGTCGTCGTGTCGATCGCGGTCACGGTCATGCCTCCTTGTCGGGGGTGGTAGCCGCCAGGCGCGGCAGCTCGATCGCGGGGCAGCGGTCCATGACCATGTCGAGGCCGGCGTCGCGGACGCGCTGCGCGGCCTCCTCGTCGATCACGTCGAGCTGGAACCAGACGGCCTTCGCCCCGATCGCGACGGCCTGGTCGGCGACGTCGCCCGCGAGCTCGGAGCGCACGAACACGTCGACGACGTCCACGGGGAACGGCACGTCCGCGAGCGTCGCGTACCCCTGCTCGCCGTGCACGGTCTCGGCGGACGGGTGCACGGGGACGATGCGCTTGCCGTGCTGCTGCAGCACGCGCGCCACGCCGTACGCCGCGCGCGCGGTGTTGTTCGAGAGGCCGACGACGGCCCAGGTCTCGGTGCCCTCCAGGACACGGCGGACGGTCTCCTGCTCGTGGGCCGGCTCGGCGGCTGCGACGTCGCTCATGTCGTGCGCAACCCGGCCCCGCCCGCGGCTATTCCGCCCGCGGTCCCGGAAGCGGCACGAGGCACGGGTCGACGTCAGACGAGGGCGAGCGCGAGCAGCGCGGTCGCGACGGCGCCCGCGACGGTCCGCACGTGGTTCCACGCGAGCCAGCGCGGGAGGAACGCGGTCCAGGTGGCGGCGAGGTCGTCGTGCCGGGGCGCCGCGGCGTCGAGGCGGTCGTTGAGCGGGACGTTGCCCACGGCCGTGACGCCGAGGATCCCGACGACCGCGACGACCGCGCCCGCGAGCGCCCACCCGGCACCGGACGTCCCGCCGACCAGGCCGACGACAGCCGCCGCCGCGGGCACGAGCACGCTCGCCGCGAGCAGGAGCAT
This region includes:
- a CDS encoding DUF1772 domain-containing protein, producing MSVFTVLVVAGAVATGLAGGVLFAFSTFVMGGLRRLPAVEGATAMVAINKDAVRPPLMLLLAASVLVPAAAAVVGLVGGTSGAGWALAGAVVAVVGILGVTAVGNVPLNDRLDAAAPRHDDLAATWTAFLPRWLAWNHVRTVAGAVATALLALALV
- a CDS encoding putative F420-0 ABC transporter permease subunit — protein: MPVGVGALVATVLVTVTIGPADLAVGDVWRSVATHLGLGGLLGLEPLGALQDGMVWQLRLPRVLTAAAVGAGLAVCGVVMQSLTRNPLADPYLLGLSSGASLGAVLVLVAGWTVLLPVAAFGGAVLALVAALGLAGALGALTPTRTVLAGLAVSQLAAAATSFVIFWSATGDSYREILSWLMGSVAGATWTSVAVAGGATLVLGTLLASTGSVLDAFTFGDTAASTLGVDVARVRWTVLVGVALLTGALVSQSGSIGFVGLILPHAVRLLTGARHRLLLPLSALFGATFLVWADTLARTVFAPRELPVGIVTAAIGAPVFALLLWRGRRSA
- a CDS encoding putative F420-0 ABC transporter substrate-binding protein, translated to MPSPRTLTHALPRRSARRAVLVLPAAALALLLTACSSGTAPGSGPSGGGDASPSGGTTATATATTYPLTLDDCGFEVTFDAAPERVVTIKSSTTEMLLALGLGDRIVASAFADGPVPDSLADAAADVPAVAEPLSDQVPGAEAVLETEPDLVYAGWESNLTADGAGDRETLAQLGVATYVSPAACKAPEYMPDPLTFDDVFAEITEVGTIFDAQDAAADLVAEQRATLDGVARDERGLTALWYSSGDDIPYVGAGIGAPQMIMDAVGLENVAGDVHDTWTAFAWEEAIAADPDVLVLVDAAWNTAAAKIERLESNPATAELTAVREGRYLTIPFPATEAGVRNVDAVVDLAAQLEALDL
- a CDS encoding SDR family oxidoreductase — translated: MTEPSNLPAPTPSTAPLRAVVTGASSGIGEACVRLLRARGWDVVAFARRADRLAEVAERTGAHPVVGDVTSDDDVARLVAEAGARGPVHALLNVAGFGLGVDHVDEAKIDEWRAMYETNVLGTVRVTKAFLPLLRASRRGDIVLMTSTAGHDTYVGGSGYVASKHALLGVAKTLRLELVGEPIRVIEIAPGLVHTPEFSLNRYHGDQAGADAVYAGVVDPLTADDVADVVTFAVTRPHHVNIDSLVLRPVAQASTYSLWRAPLVPKGVDPA
- a CDS encoding molybdopterin-dependent oxidoreductase — protein: MTDRSGRHGHPGAWAALAGVVCAAVGFAVAELVAALVGPGSSPLFAAGAGVVDAVPGPVKDWAVATFGTADKAVLLGGMAVVLAAGAALAGWLELRRPPWGSVLLGVVGAVAALVAATRPGASVAWALPSLVGVGVAILLLRASLAPLRGTTEAGVLEGDVEAGGGAGTGVRGPMDRRRFLLVTGLAAAAGVVALATSRAVSAGSRAVTAAREALRLPAPATPAPSVPAGADLRVPGLAPYVTPNDDFYRIDTALRVPQVDPASWTLRVTGLVEEPFELTLDEVLALPLTEHHVTLTCVSNEVGGDLVGNARWLGYPVHELLARAGVQDGADMVLSTSADGWTASTPLDVLTDPGRACLLAVGMNGEPLPAEHGFPARLVVPGLYGYVSATKWVTDLKVTTFADDVAYWSTRGWSERGPIKLASRVDTPRAGAPVPAGVVTVAGVAWAQHTGIAGVEVRVDDGTWRTATLADTVGPDTWRQWSYTWDATPGEHRLTVRATDAGGRTQTADVAPPAPDGASGWHEVTVRVQ
- a CDS encoding CoA-binding protein, which codes for MSDVAAAEPAHEQETVRRVLEGTETWAVVGLSNNTARAAYGVARVLQQHGKRIVPVHPSAETVHGEQGYATLADVPFPVDVVDVFVRSELAGDVADQAVAIGAKAVWFQLDVIDEEAAQRVRDAGLDMVMDRCPAIELPRLAATTPDKEA
- a CDS encoding putative F420-0 ABC transporter ATP-binding protein; translation: MSETTRTTTDAPSGVGVGGPQDVVEVGPGATGPQDAGGLDARRVSWSVDGRLILDGVDCTAPTGAVSGLLGPNGSGKSTLLRVLAGVRAPSAGAAGDAAQVRFEGTDLLALPRRRRARVLALVEQDASTDLPLSVLDAVLLGRIPHRALLAGDSARDREVATAALARAGMAAFADREVATLSGGERQRVHLARALAQEPALLLLDEPTNHLDIAAQLDTMRVLRDLAHDGVTVLAALHDLNLAAQTCDHVVVLADGRVVAAGDVRDVLVPDVLDPVYGVRSDVLVHPRTGRPVLTFAPQD
- a CDS encoding TIGR03667 family PPOX class F420-dependent oxidoreductase; translation: MTVTAIDTTTDLGARAAARLPVEQVLWLVTVDPHDAPQPTPVWFRWDGADEVVVKSQPRTAKLRNVRGNPRVAVHLNSTATGGDVVVLTGTAAIDDAGLTPAERAAYDAKYDEGIRGLGTTPDGFHDDYSVTVRIRLERLRGY